One genomic segment of Erythrobacter sp. THAF29 includes these proteins:
- the recO gene encoding DNA repair protein RecO, whose protein sequence is MNVHTQAILVASRPHGETASIARLLTEEYGLVAGYVAGGRGRQLRPVMIPGNRVDLELRAKSASQLPFARLELVESRAPWMTEPLPAAAINWACALTASALPERQEYPGLYEALDGLLTAICNAPSARRWLGAMVTYEALLLRELGFGGDKPQTAGDLEAQIEVFRALHKPIARYLLADARGDVMAARVALGERLVRMVEGS, encoded by the coding sequence ATGAACGTCCACACGCAGGCAATCCTCGTCGCCTCGCGTCCGCATGGCGAGACAGCCTCGATTGCCCGGCTGCTGACCGAGGAATACGGCCTCGTTGCAGGTTATGTCGCAGGCGGGCGCGGGCGGCAGCTGCGCCCGGTGATGATTCCCGGCAACCGCGTCGACCTCGAACTGCGTGCCAAGTCCGCAAGCCAGCTTCCATTCGCAAGGCTCGAATTGGTCGAGAGCCGCGCACCGTGGATGACCGAGCCGCTGCCCGCCGCCGCAATCAACTGGGCTTGCGCACTCACGGCAAGTGCGCTGCCTGAACGCCAGGAGTATCCGGGGCTCTACGAAGCGCTCGACGGATTGCTCACTGCAATCTGCAACGCGCCGTCCGCGCGTCGCTGGCTGGGCGCGATGGTGACTTACGAGGCGCTGCTGCTGCGCGAACTCGGCTTTGGGGGCGACAAGCCCCAAACCGCAGGCGATCTGGAAGCGCAGATCGAGGTTTTCCGCGCTCTCCACAAGCCGATTGCGCGCTACCTGCTTGCCGACGCCCGAGGCGATGTTATGGCCGCTCGTGTCGCTCTTGGAGAGCGGCTGGTGCGGATGGTGGAGGGAAGCTGA
- a CDS encoding S9 family peptidase translates to MIRPMLLAATAFSLPSAVLAQEAEEAFGGTKGADLSIEAIEPDGSEITLGRAGEYPPDIARYLLASGAGAANLSPDGRTIAFSWDVTGKPELWVMPASGGQPMQVTFKTGVRAPIWTPDGKALFYSADRDGNEQPGYFTVSNNGVETEVLPAERGDFRIFGDFAKDGSFVYASTARGAGVFDIYRGTLDGESELIVESELGLAARSISPDGKYAIVTETVGEDANNLYLLDLETKEMTTVSKPALENRASHTVGGFEWLPDSKTFIFSTNLPAQAASMSGDDSSQRKAGEFATLARYDLEFGKIEPAFTSDADVENIELCGPDSLIIAFTQNRDGFDTLQIRNMRDGTSRTVPFLPEGNYTLDCEGGDEPKLMVRVNGWQTPGEIWMINPLDGTGEKVFSANLAGLDPIRLVRPKVVRYPARDGVELQGLLYLPEGAGTGEDAPPVIFDVHGGPSAQSQATFEPVAQYHVARGVAVFQPNVRGSTGLGRTYSTLDDRENRLDSIRDLVDLKNALADDGLIDGDRAAVMGGSYGGYAVNAVLAEYPGEFAAGVSLFGVADWITALEVASPALKASDRIEYGDITEERWREFYRVNSPIRKADRITVPVLYSHGVMDPRIDIYETEVMVKTLRANGVEAPFIRIPDEGHGWRKLSNQLFYFRKQAEFIEKQLGLTETE, encoded by the coding sequence ATGATCCGCCCGATGTTGCTCGCCGCCACGGCGTTCTCCCTGCCATCCGCCGTTTTGGCACAGGAGGCGGAGGAAGCGTTTGGCGGGACCAAGGGCGCGGATTTGTCGATCGAAGCGATTGAGCCCGATGGCAGTGAGATCACTCTGGGCCGCGCCGGCGAATACCCGCCCGACATCGCGCGCTACCTGCTCGCAAGCGGGGCGGGGGCGGCCAACCTCTCGCCTGACGGGCGGACGATTGCTTTCTCGTGGGACGTGACAGGTAAGCCCGAGCTTTGGGTGATGCCCGCGAGCGGCGGCCAGCCGATGCAGGTCACATTCAAGACAGGCGTGCGCGCTCCGATCTGGACGCCCGATGGCAAGGCCCTGTTCTATTCCGCCGACCGCGACGGCAATGAGCAGCCCGGATACTTCACTGTGTCGAACAACGGCGTCGAAACCGAAGTGCTGCCCGCCGAGCGCGGCGATTTCCGCATTTTCGGCGACTTCGCGAAGGATGGCAGCTTCGTCTACGCCTCGACCGCGCGCGGGGCTGGCGTGTTCGACATCTATCGCGGCACGCTGGATGGCGAGAGCGAACTCATCGTCGAAAGCGAACTTGGCCTTGCCGCGCGTTCGATCTCACCCGACGGCAAGTACGCGATCGTGACCGAGACGGTGGGAGAGGACGCGAACAATCTTTATCTGCTCGATCTCGAGACGAAGGAAATGACGACTGTCTCCAAGCCCGCGCTCGAGAACCGCGCGAGCCATACGGTCGGCGGGTTCGAGTGGCTTCCCGATTCCAAGACGTTCATCTTTTCGACCAACCTTCCCGCGCAGGCTGCTTCGATGTCGGGCGATGATTCCTCGCAGCGCAAAGCTGGCGAGTTCGCAACACTCGCGCGCTACGATCTGGAATTCGGCAAGATCGAACCCGCGTTCACCTCGGATGCCGATGTCGAGAACATTGAGCTGTGCGGGCCGGATTCGCTCATCATCGCCTTTACGCAAAACCGTGACGGTTTCGACACGCTCCAGATCCGCAATATGCGCGATGGGACGAGCCGCACGGTGCCGTTCCTGCCCGAGGGCAACTACACGCTCGATTGTGAAGGCGGGGACGAGCCCAAGCTGATGGTCCGCGTTAACGGCTGGCAGACTCCCGGCGAAATCTGGATGATCAATCCGCTCGACGGGACGGGCGAGAAGGTATTCTCCGCAAACCTTGCCGGTCTCGATCCGATCCGTCTCGTGCGTCCTAAAGTGGTGCGATATCCAGCGCGTGACGGGGTGGAGTTGCAGGGTCTGCTCTACCTTCCCGAAGGCGCGGGCACGGGTGAGGACGCGCCGCCCGTGATCTTCGACGTTCATGGCGGCCCATCGGCGCAGTCGCAGGCGACCTTCGAGCCGGTTGCGCAATACCACGTCGCGCGAGGCGTGGCGGTGTTCCAGCCTAACGTGCGCGGAAGCACTGGGCTGGGGCGAACCTATTCGACGCTCGACGACCGCGAGAACCGGCTGGACTCGATCCGCGATCTCGTCGATCTCAAGAATGCTCTCGCCGATGACGGGCTCATCGATGGCGACCGCGCTGCGGTGATGGGCGGCTCCTATGGAGGCTATGCGGTGAATGCGGTGCTAGCCGAATATCCGGGCGAATTCGCTGCCGGCGTCTCGTTGTTCGGCGTCGCCGACTGGATCACCGCGCTCGAGGTTGCATCGCCCGCGCTCAAGGCCTCCGACCGGATCGAATATGGCGACATCACCGAAGAACGCTGGCGCGAATTCTACCGCGTCAACTCACCGATCCGCAAAGCCGACCGTATCACCGTGCCGGTACTCTATTCGCACGGCGTCATGGACCCGCGCATCGACATTTATGAAACAGAGGTAATGGTGAAGACGCTGCGCGCGAATGGTGTGGAAGCGCCCTTCATTCGCATCCCCGATGAAGGGCACGGGTGGCGCAAGCTGTCGAACCAGCTGTTCTACTTCCGCAAACAGGCCGAGTTCATCGAGAAGCAGCTTGGGCTGACCGAGACGGAATGA
- a CDS encoding accessory factor UbiK family protein → MQSENPIIADFVKLANSAAGTFAGMTREARESARERMREAMGGMDFVSREEFDTVKAMAQKARQQADALEAKVAELEEKLAQE, encoded by the coding sequence ATGCAAAGCGAAAACCCGATCATCGCCGACTTCGTCAAACTCGCCAACAGCGCGGCCGGCACATTCGCCGGCATGACGCGCGAGGCTCGTGAAAGTGCGCGCGAACGCATGCGCGAGGCGATGGGCGGCATGGATTTCGTGAGCCGCGAGGAATTCGACACGGTGAAAGCGATGGCGCAGAAGGCACGCCAACAGGCAGATGCGCTTGAAGCCAAGGTCGCCGAGTTGGAAGAGAAGCTCGCGCAAGAGTAA
- a CDS encoding TspO/MBR family protein has product MNVLASKSQLRASFLRWSLFLVPLIVLLGFLAGQLGSPQTAWFQGLVKPSIFPPPAAFGIVWGILYVMIGFALALVASAWGARGRELAIILFALHFAGNLAWTPVFFGMQDMTGGLYILVYVTLSLLVVIWAFWRVRRLAAMLLLPYLAWVAFATVLNYQFIAENPDGGSTEESGAVERVTL; this is encoded by the coding sequence ATGAACGTCCTGGCTTCGAAATCGCAGCTCCGCGCGAGCTTTTTGCGGTGGTCGCTGTTCCTCGTTCCACTCATCGTGCTGCTCGGCTTTCTCGCGGGCCAGCTAGGCAGCCCGCAGACCGCCTGGTTCCAGGGTCTTGTGAAGCCGTCGATTTTTCCGCCTCCCGCCGCTTTCGGGATCGTGTGGGGCATCCTCTACGTGATGATAGGATTTGCACTGGCGCTCGTAGCAAGCGCGTGGGGAGCGCGGGGGCGGGAGCTCGCGATAATTTTGTTCGCACTGCACTTCGCCGGAAACCTTGCATGGACACCGGTTTTCTTCGGCATGCAGGACATGACTGGCGGGCTCTACATTCTCGTCTACGTGACGCTGAGCCTGCTGGTGGTGATCTGGGCCTTCTGGCGCGTGAGACGGCTAGCGGCGATGCTGCTGCTGCCCTATCTCGCTTGGGTCGCTTTCGCGACGGTGCTCAACTACCAGTTCATCGCGGAGAACCCCGATGGCGGGAGCACGGAAGAGAGCGGAGCTGTCGAGCGGGTTACGCTTTAG